A DNA window from Pseudorasbora parva isolate DD20220531a chromosome 5, ASM2467924v1, whole genome shotgun sequence contains the following coding sequences:
- the pcbp2 gene encoding poly(rC)-binding protein 2, with translation MDSGVIEGGLNVTLTIRLLMHGKEVGSIIGKKGESVKKMREESGARINISEGNCPERIITLAGPTTAIFKAFSMIIEKLEEDISSSMSNSTATSKPPVTLRIVVPASQCGSLIGKGGCKIKEIRESTGAQVQVAGDMLPNSTERAITIAGTPLSIIECVKQICVVMLESPPKGVTIPYRPKPSGSPVIFAGGQAYAVQGQHAIPQPDLTKLHQLAMQQSPFPLAPSSQGFTAGMDATAQTGSHELTIPNDLIGCIIGRQGAKINEIRQMSGAQIKIANPVEGSTDRQVTITGSPASISLAEYLINARLSSEATGMAAN, from the exons ATGGACTCAGGTGTGATTGAAGGAGGGCTGAATGTCACGCTCACCATCAGACTGCTCATGCATGGGAAAGAAGTGGGCAGCATCATCGGGAAG aaagGTGAATCGGTGAAGAAGATGCGAGAGGAG AGTGGAGCGCGGATCAACATCTCTGAAGGAAACTGCCCCGAGCGCATCATCACGCTGGCCGGCCCAACCACCGCCATCTTCAAAGCCTTCTCCATGATCATTGAGAAGCTGGAGGAG GACATCAGCAGCTCAATGTCCAACAGCACGGCCACCTCCAAGCCTCCGGTCACGCTGCGGATCGTGGTGCCGGCCAGCCAGTGCGGATCACTCATCGGCAAGGGCGGATGCAAGATCAAGGAGATCagggag tcgACAGGAGCTCAGGTACAGGTGGCTGGAGACATGCTGCCTAACTCCACCGAGAGAGCCATCACTATCGCCGGGACCCCGCTGTCCATCATCGAGTGTGTCAAACAGATCTGTGTGGTCATGCTGGAG TCGCCTCCCAAGGGTGTGACCATCCCGTACCGACCCAAACCCTCAGGATCGCCTGTCATTTTTGCAGGAGGACAG GCATATGCGGTGCAGGGACAACATGCCATTCCTCAGCCTGAT CTCACTAAACTCCACCAGTTGGCGATGCAGCAGAGCCCGTTCCCATTGGCCCCCAGCAGCCAAGGGTTCACAG CTGGCATGGATGCGACCGCGCAGACAGGCTCTCACGAACTGACCATTCCAAACGAT TTGATTGGCTGCATCATCGGCCGCCAAGGTGCCAAGATCAATGAGATCCGTCAGATGTCAGGGGCACAGATCAAGATCGCCAACCCAGTGGAGGGCTCGACCGACCGGCAGGTCACCATCACCGGCTCACCTGCCAGCATCAGCCTGGCCGAATACCTGATCAACGCACG